From Drosophila yakuba strain Tai18E2 chromosome 2L, Prin_Dyak_Tai18E2_2.1, whole genome shotgun sequence, one genomic window encodes:
- the LOC6528632 gene encoding mitochondrial sodium/calcium exchanger protein isoform X1 yields the protein MATENKYVPNAFDAEFDNFWDKVSCYAANSFPFADRCAFVEKAKDCNRSTNVLPYMRIMACDLNCVNEFQQVIFLTLFMALCYEIFVLLMHVCHKYYIPALKAVSRFLRMNEHVAGVTLLAFGNSSADLFSNLASVNANVPVFANSLAAALFVSMVSGGLICYMSPFKMNAYESVRDILFLIFGSMLLQHFLASSAHVPETSFIVMFLVYIFYILVNVVDVYLIRRALKTTNAQIDALLEGDMTPEKRKRLSELERNQAIYSRDMEVEIFERTNSGPNINKMRYTTLKMGRSVRISIDKKATRNVLHNRALGRNWGLFKDFLLALKPLTCEQWRKANIIERAFMLTQIPAVILCSIYIPLVDYELDKHGWNKLLNCIQVMLNPALSIMAIKALLSSRGTSLWYVAMTEEYIYAVYSLPITMPIAVFMFIQSRTDVPPFYHSVFTVMNLTGSMFMIFICATEIDKVLEVIGHILKVEDDFMGATVKACTGSLGPLIANLAMALHGYPKMAYASAIGGPFFTIVMSASTVMHVKNLFGLPVSEANQNGNYGLNAFVFLNIGLFSTLLWSTTLGFFARRSVGIFSIVFYCIYLLFAILIHRKVIHSFSMDMPIKAAFGDI from the exons ATGGCCACCGAGAACAAATATGTGCCCAATGCCTTCGATGCGGAGTTTGATAACTTCTGGGACAAGGTCAGCTGCTACGCGGCCAACTCGTTTCCCTTCGCGGATCGGTGTGCCTTTGTGGAGAAGGCCAAGGACTGCAATAGGAGCACCAATGTGCTGCCCTACATGAGGATCATGGCCTGCGATCTGAACTGCGTCAACGAATTCCAGCAGGTCATCTTCCTCACATTGTTCATGGCCCTCTGCTATGAGATATTTGTGCTGCTGATGCATGTGTGCCATAAATA CTACATTCCTGCTCTGAAGGCCGTATCGCGGTTCCTCCGTATGAACGAGCACGTGGCGGGCGTGACCTTGCTGGCCTTTGGGAACAGCTCCGCCGACCTCTTCTCCAACTTGGCCAGTGTGAACGCGAATGTGCCCGTGTTCGCCAATAGTTTGGCCGCCGCCCTCTTTGTGTCCATGGTTTCAGGAGGCCTGATCTGCTACATGAGTCCCTTCAAGATGAACGCCTACGAAAGTGTGAGGGACATTTTGTTTCTAATCTTCGGATCGATGCTTCTGCAGCACTTTTTGGCCTCCAGTGCACACGTACCCGAAACGTCATTCATAG TTATGTTTcttgtatacattttttacatATTAGTGAATGTCGTAGATGTGTACCTCATTCGGAGGGCTTTAAAGA CAACGAATGCACAAATCGATGCCCTTTTGGAAGGGGATATGACTCCGGAAAAGAGAAAACGACTGAGTGAGTTGGAAAGGAACCAGGCGATCTACTCCCGTGACATGGAAGTGGAGATCTTTGAAAGGACCAATTCGGGTCCCAACATCAACAAAATGAGGTACACCACCTTGAAAATGGGCCGCAGCGTTCGCATAAGCATCGATAAGAAGGCCACCCGAAATGTGCTGCACAACAGAGCTCTGGGAAGGAATTGGGGACTCTTCAAGGACTTCTTGTTAGCCCTGAAACCACTCACCTGTGAACAGTGGCGGAAAGCCAACATAATCGAGCGGGCCTTTATGTTGACCCAAATTCCAGCTGTGATCCTGTGCAGCATCTATATACCTCTGGTGGACTACGAGCTGGACAAGCATGGCTGGAACAAGCTTCTGAATTGCATTCAAGTAATGCTGAATCCGGCCTTGTCCATTATGGCCATTAAAG CTTTGTTAAGCTCTAGGGGCACATCGCTGTGGTACGTTGCCATGACCGAGGAATACATTTATGCAGTGTATTCCCTGCCCATAACCATGCCAATAGcggtttttatgtttatccAATCCCGAACCGATGTGCCACCATTTTACCATTCG GTGTTTACAGTGATGAATCTGACTGGCTCCATGTTTATGATCTTCATTTGCGCCACGGAAATAGACAAGGTGCTGGAAGTTATTGGCCACATCTTGAAAGTGGAGGATGATTTTATGGGCGCCACGGTGAAGGCTTGCACAGGAAGTCTGGGTCCGCTAATTGCCAACCTGGCGATGGCCTTGCACGGATATCCCAAAATGGCCTACGCCTCAGCCATTGGAGGACCCTTCTTCA CCATTGTCATGTCCGCCAGCACTGTTATGCATGTCAAAAATCTATTTGGGCTCCCGGTCTCGGAAGCAAACCAAAACGGCAATTACGGCTTAAATGCATTCGTTTTTCTAAATATCGGACTGTTTTCCACACTCCTCTGGTCCACGACGCTGGGATTTTTCGCCAGACGCTCCGTGGGCATATTTTCTATCGTCTTTTACTGCATTTACTTGCTTTTTGCTATCTTAATTCATAGGAAAGTCATACATTCGTTTTCTATGGACATGCCAATCAAGGCAGCTTTTGGCGATATCTAG
- the LOC6528632 gene encoding mitochondrial sodium/calcium exchanger protein isoform X2 — MATENKYVPNAFDAEFDNFWDKVSCYAANSFPFADRCAFVEKAKDCNRSTNVLPYMRIMACDLNCVNEFQQVIFLTLFMALCYEIFVLLMHVCHKYYIPALKAVSRFLRMNEHVAGVTLLAFGNSSADLFSNLASVNANVPVFANSLAAALFVSMVSGGLICYMSPFKMNAYESVRDILFLIFGSMLLQHFLASSAHVPETSFIVMFLVYIFYILVNVVDVYLIRRALKTTNAQIDALLEGDMTPEKRKRLSELERNQAIYSRDMEVEIFERTNSGPNINKMRYTTLKMGRSVRISIDKKATRNVLHNRALGRNWGLFKDFLLALKPLTCEQWRKANIIERAFMLTQIPAVILCSIYIPLVDYELDKHGWNKLLNCIQVMLNPALSIMAIKALLSSRGTSLWYVAMTEEYIYAVYSLPITMPIAVFMFIQSRTDVPPFYHS; from the exons ATGGCCACCGAGAACAAATATGTGCCCAATGCCTTCGATGCGGAGTTTGATAACTTCTGGGACAAGGTCAGCTGCTACGCGGCCAACTCGTTTCCCTTCGCGGATCGGTGTGCCTTTGTGGAGAAGGCCAAGGACTGCAATAGGAGCACCAATGTGCTGCCCTACATGAGGATCATGGCCTGCGATCTGAACTGCGTCAACGAATTCCAGCAGGTCATCTTCCTCACATTGTTCATGGCCCTCTGCTATGAGATATTTGTGCTGCTGATGCATGTGTGCCATAAATA CTACATTCCTGCTCTGAAGGCCGTATCGCGGTTCCTCCGTATGAACGAGCACGTGGCGGGCGTGACCTTGCTGGCCTTTGGGAACAGCTCCGCCGACCTCTTCTCCAACTTGGCCAGTGTGAACGCGAATGTGCCCGTGTTCGCCAATAGTTTGGCCGCCGCCCTCTTTGTGTCCATGGTTTCAGGAGGCCTGATCTGCTACATGAGTCCCTTCAAGATGAACGCCTACGAAAGTGTGAGGGACATTTTGTTTCTAATCTTCGGATCGATGCTTCTGCAGCACTTTTTGGCCTCCAGTGCACACGTACCCGAAACGTCATTCATAG TTATGTTTcttgtatacattttttacatATTAGTGAATGTCGTAGATGTGTACCTCATTCGGAGGGCTTTAAAGA CAACGAATGCACAAATCGATGCCCTTTTGGAAGGGGATATGACTCCGGAAAAGAGAAAACGACTGAGTGAGTTGGAAAGGAACCAGGCGATCTACTCCCGTGACATGGAAGTGGAGATCTTTGAAAGGACCAATTCGGGTCCCAACATCAACAAAATGAGGTACACCACCTTGAAAATGGGCCGCAGCGTTCGCATAAGCATCGATAAGAAGGCCACCCGAAATGTGCTGCACAACAGAGCTCTGGGAAGGAATTGGGGACTCTTCAAGGACTTCTTGTTAGCCCTGAAACCACTCACCTGTGAACAGTGGCGGAAAGCCAACATAATCGAGCGGGCCTTTATGTTGACCCAAATTCCAGCTGTGATCCTGTGCAGCATCTATATACCTCTGGTGGACTACGAGCTGGACAAGCATGGCTGGAACAAGCTTCTGAATTGCATTCAAGTAATGCTGAATCCGGCCTTGTCCATTATGGCCATTAAAG CTTTGTTAAGCTCTAGGGGCACATCGCTGTGGTACGTTGCCATGACCGAGGAATACATTTATGCAGTGTATTCCCTGCCCATAACCATGCCAATAGcggtttttatgtttatccAATCCCGAACCGATGTGCCACCATTTTACCATTCG TGA